One genomic window of Coffea eugenioides isolate CCC68of chromosome 1, Ceug_1.0, whole genome shotgun sequence includes the following:
- the LOC113759477 gene encoding cytochrome b-c1 complex subunit 9-like encodes MASPAAARRNGGGVLEGLYKVVMRRTPVYVTFVIVGAFVGERVVDYGVHKLWEHNNIGKRYEDIPVLGQRQSE; translated from the exons atggCTTCCCCAGCTGCAGCTCGAAGAAATGGAGGGGGCGTTCTTGAAGGCCTCTACAAAGTTGTTATGCGCCGCACTCCTGTTTACGTCACCTTCGTCATCGTCGGAGCTTTCGTCGGTGAACGG GTGGTGGACTATGGGGTTCATAAGCTCTGGGAGCATAATAACATTGGG AAGCGTTACGAAGATATTCCAGTTTTGGGTCAGAGGCAGAGTGAATGA
- the LOC113759422 gene encoding serine carboxypeptidase-like 2 isoform X2: protein MEKLQVLPRHPIFCDLFLLLVYVQACSNLAMAGSIVKFLPGFEGPLPFELETGYIGVGESEDVQLFYAFIKSESNPQSDPLIIWLDGGPGCSSFIPLFFGIGPVILEPLSFDGTLPKLVLNPSTWTKVVSIIFLDSPVGSGFSYAKTAQASQSSDFQASDQAYEFIRKWLHDHPEYKSNPFYVSGISYGGIPVPILTQLISNGNEDGIEPRIDLKGYILGNPVTKASGIPNNRVLFAYRMGLISDELYELVRNIDEQNILIPVCHPPSRVPNKLFTGGRSIIQMLHEKFEELDVRESTPVKCIAEWITLVDHWANNKSVQEALHVRRETIGQWIACNVTLPYTKNAGIAVPYHANLSTKGYRSLIYSGDHDLTVPHIETQAWIRSLRYPIIDDWRQWIHQGQVAGYTRTYANKMTFATVKGGGHVAYELKPAECRTMLERWISHQPL from the exons ATGGAGAAGTTGCAGGTGCTCCCAAGGCATCCTATCTTCTGCGACCTGTTCTTGCTGCTAGTTTATGTTCAAGCATGTTCAAACCTTGCTATGGCTGGTTCCATAGTTAAGTTTCTTCCAGGATTTGAAGGACCCCTCCCCTTTGAACTCGAAACCGG GTACATTGGAGTTGGTGAATCAGAGGATGTGCAGCTCTTCTACGCTTTTATCAAGTCAGAGTCAAATCCTCAATCGGATCCTCTTATCATTTGGTTAGATGGAGGCCCTGGCTGCAGTTCATTTATTCCACTTTTCTTTGGGATAG GACCAGTAATTTTGGAGCCATTGTCGTTCGACGGCACTCTACCCAAATTGGTATTAAATCCCTCTACTTGGACCAAG GTTGTAAGCATCATCTTTCTGGATTCGCCAGTAGGAAGTGGTTTTTCTTATGCTAAGACTGCACAAGCTTCTCAATCTTCAGATTTTCAAGCCTCTGATCAAGCTTATGAATTTATCAGGAAG TGGCTACATGATCACCCAGAGTACAAGTCGAATCCATTCTATGTTAGTGGAATCTCGTATGGGGGCATTCCTGTTCCAATATTAACTCAACTTATATCAAATG GAAACGAGGACGGCATTGAACCACGTATTGATCTTAAG GGATACATACTTGGAAATCCAGTGACGAAAGCTTCAGGAATTCCGAACAATAGGGTTCTGTTTGCTTATAGGATGGGGCTGATTTCTGATGAACTCTATGAG TTGGTTCGTAATATTGACGAACAAAATATCTTGATTCCCGTATGTCATCCCCCTTCACGAGTGCCAAATAAATTATTTACTGGTGGGAGATCCATTATACAAATGTTGCATGAGAAGTTTGAAGAGCTAGACGTTCGGGAATCTACTCCAGTCAAATGCATA GCGGAATGGATTACGCTCGTTGATCACTGGGCTAACAACAAGAGCGTCCAAGAGGCCCTCCATGTGCGAAGG GAAACTATCGGACAGTGGATAGCCTGCAACGTTACCTTGCCATACACAAAAAATGCAGGGATTGCTGTACCATATCATGCAAACCTTAGCACTAAAGGTTACAGATCCCTTATATACAG TGGTGACCATGATCTGACGGTACCGCACATTGAAACTCAAGCGTGGATAAGATCTCTACGTTACCCAATTATTGACGATTGGAGACAGTGGATTCATCAAGGCCAAGTTGCTGG TTACACAAGGACTTACGCAAATAAGATGACATTTGCAACAGTGAAG GGAGGAGGCCATGTTGCTTATGAGTTGAAGCCTGCCGAATGCAGAACTATGCTTGAGAGATGGATATCGCATCAGCCTCTCTAA
- the LOC113759422 gene encoding serine carboxypeptidase-like 13 isoform X1 produces MEKLQVLPRHPIFCDLFLLLVYVQACSNLAMAGSIVKFLPGFEGPLPFELETGYIGVGESEDVQLFYAFIKSESNPQSDPLIIWLDGGPGCSSFIPLFFGIGPVILEPLSFDGTLPKLVLNPSTWTKVVSIIFLDSPVGSGFSYAKTAQASQSSDFQASDQAYEFIRKWLHDHPEYKSNPFYVSGISYGGIPVPILTQLISNGNEDGIEPRIDLKGYILGNPVTKASGIPNNRVLFAYRMGLISDELYESLKVSCKGEYEIIDPSNLVCSKNMRAYNELVRNIDEQNILIPVCHPPSRVPNKLFTGGRSIIQMLHEKFEELDVRESTPVKCIAEWITLVDHWANNKSVQEALHVRRETIGQWIACNVTLPYTKNAGIAVPYHANLSTKGYRSLIYSGDHDLTVPHIETQAWIRSLRYPIIDDWRQWIHQGQVAGYTRTYANKMTFATVKGGGHVAYELKPAECRTMLERWISHQPL; encoded by the exons ATGGAGAAGTTGCAGGTGCTCCCAAGGCATCCTATCTTCTGCGACCTGTTCTTGCTGCTAGTTTATGTTCAAGCATGTTCAAACCTTGCTATGGCTGGTTCCATAGTTAAGTTTCTTCCAGGATTTGAAGGACCCCTCCCCTTTGAACTCGAAACCGG GTACATTGGAGTTGGTGAATCAGAGGATGTGCAGCTCTTCTACGCTTTTATCAAGTCAGAGTCAAATCCTCAATCGGATCCTCTTATCATTTGGTTAGATGGAGGCCCTGGCTGCAGTTCATTTATTCCACTTTTCTTTGGGATAG GACCAGTAATTTTGGAGCCATTGTCGTTCGACGGCACTCTACCCAAATTGGTATTAAATCCCTCTACTTGGACCAAG GTTGTAAGCATCATCTTTCTGGATTCGCCAGTAGGAAGTGGTTTTTCTTATGCTAAGACTGCACAAGCTTCTCAATCTTCAGATTTTCAAGCCTCTGATCAAGCTTATGAATTTATCAGGAAG TGGCTACATGATCACCCAGAGTACAAGTCGAATCCATTCTATGTTAGTGGAATCTCGTATGGGGGCATTCCTGTTCCAATATTAACTCAACTTATATCAAATG GAAACGAGGACGGCATTGAACCACGTATTGATCTTAAG GGATACATACTTGGAAATCCAGTGACGAAAGCTTCAGGAATTCCGAACAATAGGGTTCTGTTTGCTTATAGGATGGGGCTGATTTCTGATGAACTCTATGAG TCCTTGAAGGTTAGCTGTAAAGGGGAATATGAAATCATAGATCCCAGTAATCTAGTGTGTTCAAAAAATATGCGGGCATACAATGAG TTGGTTCGTAATATTGACGAACAAAATATCTTGATTCCCGTATGTCATCCCCCTTCACGAGTGCCAAATAAATTATTTACTGGTGGGAGATCCATTATACAAATGTTGCATGAGAAGTTTGAAGAGCTAGACGTTCGGGAATCTACTCCAGTCAAATGCATA GCGGAATGGATTACGCTCGTTGATCACTGGGCTAACAACAAGAGCGTCCAAGAGGCCCTCCATGTGCGAAGG GAAACTATCGGACAGTGGATAGCCTGCAACGTTACCTTGCCATACACAAAAAATGCAGGGATTGCTGTACCATATCATGCAAACCTTAGCACTAAAGGTTACAGATCCCTTATATACAG TGGTGACCATGATCTGACGGTACCGCACATTGAAACTCAAGCGTGGATAAGATCTCTACGTTACCCAATTATTGACGATTGGAGACAGTGGATTCATCAAGGCCAAGTTGCTGG TTACACAAGGACTTACGCAAATAAGATGACATTTGCAACAGTGAAG GGAGGAGGCCATGTTGCTTATGAGTTGAAGCCTGCCGAATGCAGAACTATGCTTGAGAGATGGATATCGCATCAGCCTCTCTAA